The Salvelinus alpinus chromosome 35, SLU_Salpinus.1, whole genome shotgun sequence genome window below encodes:
- the LOC139564191 gene encoding ADP-ribosylation factor-like protein 4A isoform X3 translates to MGNRLSEPQTFLSRIPFFQSFHIAILGLDSAGKTTVLYRLQFNEFVNTVPTKGFNAEKVNVSLGGHRTVTFHFWDVGGQEKLRPLWKSYTRCTDGIVFVVDSVDAERMEEAKTELHKIAKTGDNQGVPLLVVANKQDLRHSLSLAEIEKALALKELGPGTPWHLQPTCAIIGDGLKDGMERLHDMILKRRKMLRQQTRKR, encoded by the coding sequence ATGGGGAATAGATTATCTGAACCACAGACCTTCCTCTCGAGAATCCCCTTCTTTCAGTCGTTCCATATCGCCATTTTGGGACTGGACTCTGCAGGTAAAACGACTGTCCTGTACAGGTTGCAGTTCAATGAGTTTGTCAACACAGTGCCTACCAAAGGCTTCAACGCAGAAAAGGTCAATGTGTCTTTGGGCGGCCACAGGACGGTGACCTTCCATTTCTGGGACGTGGGTGGTCAAGAGAAGTTGCGTCCATTGTGGAAGTCATACACACGCTGTACCGATGGAATTGTATTCGTGGTGGACTCTGTAGATGCCGAACGCATGGAGGAAGCTAAAACAGAGCTCCATAAAATCGCCAAGACCGGAGACAACCAGGGAGTGCCACTGCTGGTGGTGGCTAACAAGCAAGACCTGAGGCACTCTCTGAGCCTGGCGGAGATTGAAAAGGCGCTAGCGTTGAAGGAACTGGGCCCTGGCACGCCTTGGCACCTGCAGCCCACCTGTGCCATCATAGGAGACGGACTGAAAGATGGCATGGAGAGACTCCATGACATGATTCTTAAACGGAGAAAGATGCTCCGCCAACAGACGAGAAAGAGATGA